A section of the Corvus hawaiiensis isolate bCorHaw1 chromosome 16, bCorHaw1.pri.cur, whole genome shotgun sequence genome encodes:
- the LOC125334510 gene encoding mucin-19-like produces the protein MERPRPPLPRLLAAAVLVECCVRLCPALGSRTGSTLSAADPCAHLGTAAGERCQTGHLERGAGTGQAPTPEAMGQLWTEAELLSLPGAPAGTVELSSPQESPRGPGLGREGTGPTVQGATTTEPLGPLVSAGTPEQAAAGREQPSPASLGVTSAGAPAAVQAGTDPATMHPLGTDAVGHVTVEGATTAQGALSHSPPSATVPGSARGQWRSTSTLLGWRATGTALVQSQRATLQLGDSSPGTHPSTVLATDSSAPGTTGTSPFAGGLRRLLTPTGTLQGTHWGLPGLSGGQGFASHPWEGSPSAPRPSALSLGPGGDPLASTAWPAMGTGPALLPATHRHSGLPLPTTMASTPGVTSPGQGGALDLTTGVLSPPDRGGPPEHSHIPLSPSAIPGQPPVPVTPGHAMAQGAVTHANLGSPHIPPSPQSAPASVSAVTLLSTPLPSPGTGWGVLRFSPTVDTPLGAPSPGMPHSSSGVGPAESLGGTQVGVGSLVPPSAPGPPQQPALSQPASSQPASSLGLTTAIGVTATGVTATLTTAASPEWLGDMGTVTPEPAAAVPQRDVVGLTWGSPTHVPTVMPGPPQQPTDSHGILGHGGGPGSPPPAVDTDLAQPSSSPGGRADTDTPQVTPAGVGRAPQVFIAEDQPPLLRASLLRIPCELVLDMAFVPALQDPGSHECQELLHSFNETVTPLFASVPGFLRLEVTGIREGTVVLRYDALFAVEQLPVPGLDELLEAALGSAGAQPGLAVGTAPVLRHAALARPLDPCAVLFACPSGFACVSRADGNVTCTSLCHRDYCKNHGICTHARDQQPRCQCPVGSDFWFMGLRCDYRVTQQSLLGMAAGVLLSIVLLGAVLAAIAVRRFKALLLEARADQTRSSYRRFCRLDDVSAQYWSRSGLPSASSLDNPAFSNSEELLHLQILDNGCCGCQEDSAVTDSAKRGLVPCAHPQCRSSFHYDWDTSSSSMNDPMVDSGKASDISVSSWPMEPLQWAPFPLLHQLSRQRPHKARRPQSFCEGLELGTLERSWTA, from the exons ATGGAGCGGCCccggccgccgctgccccggcTCCTGGCCGCCGCAG TGCTCGTGGAATGCTGTGTGCGGCTTTGCCCCGCTCTGGGCAGCAGGACGGGCTCCACTCTGAGCGCTGCCGACCCCTGCGCCCACCTGGGCACCGCAGCAGGGGAGCGCTGCCAGACAG GTCACCTGGAGCgaggagctggcacagggcaggcacCGACACCAGAGGCCATGGGGCAGCTGTGGACAGAGGCTGAACTGCTGTCCTTGCCTGGGGCCCCTGCCGGGACAGTCGAGCTCTCCAGCCCCCAGGAGAGCCCCAGaggccctgggctgggcagggaggggacagggcccACGGTGCAGGGTGCTACAACCACCGAGCCCCTGGGGCCCCTGGTCTCTGCAGGCACTCCTGaacaggcagctgcaggcagggagcagccatCCCCTGCCAGTCTAGGGGTGACCAGTGCAGGGGCCCCAGCCGCTGTGCAGGCAGGCACAGATCCTGCAACCATGCACCCCCTGGGCACTGACGCTGTAGGACATGTCACAGTAGAAGGTGCCACAACTGCACAGGGGGCACTTTCGCATTCACCACCCTCCGCAacagtgccaggctctgccagggGTCAGTGGAGGTCCACCAGCaccctgctgggatggagggcCACTGGGACAGCCCTCGTGCAGAGCCAGAGAGCCACTCTCCAGCTGGGTGacagcagcccagggacccaCCCGAGCACCGTGCTGGCTACTGACAGCTCGGCGCCAGGGACAACAGGGACATCGCCCTTTGCTGGGGGGCTACGGAGGCTGCTGACCCccacagggacactgcaggggACACActgggggctgccagggctgtcAGGAGGTCAGGGCTTTGCCTCCCACCCATGGGAGGGTTCCCCCTCTGCCCCTCGCCCCTCTGCACTGTCCCTGGGGCCTGGTGGGGACCCTTtggccagcacagcctggccagCCATGGGGACAGGCccagccttgctgcctgccacaCACAGGCACTCAGGTCTGCCTCTCCCCACCACCATGGCCAGCACCCCGGGGGTGACATCTCCCGGCCAGGGAGGAGCCCTGGACCTGACCACAGGGGTCTTGAGCCCCCCCGACCGGGGAGGTCCCCCTGAGCACAGTCACATCCCCCTGAGCCCATCAGCCATCCCAGGACAGCCCCCCGTCCCTGTGACCCCTGGGCACGCTATGGCACAGGGTGCGGTGACACACGCCAATCTTGGGTCCCCCCACatccccccatccccacagTCTGCCCCAGCCAGTGTCTCTGCAGTGACCCTGCTGTCGACCCCACTGCCTTCCCCAGGGACTGGCTGGGGGGTCCTGAGATTCAGCCCCACTGTGGACACCCCCCTGggagccccctccccagggatgCCCCATTCCAGCTCAGGGGTGGGTCCTGCTGAGAGCCTGGGGGGGACCCAGGTGGGGGTGGGCAGCCTGGTTCCCCCCTCAGCACCTGGGCCTCCCCAGCAGCCAGCTTTGTCCCAGCCTGCGTCTTCCCAGCCTGCGTCTTCTCTGGGACTGACCACTGCTATTGGCGTCACCGCCACTGGTGTCACTGCCACCCTCACAACTGCCGCCAGCCCAGAATGGCTCGGGGACATGGGGACGGTCACACCAGAGCCGGCTGCTGCTGTACCTCAGAGGGATGTGGTGGGACTGACATGGGGATCCCCAACTCATGTGCCCACTGTGATGCCCGGGCCCCCCCAGCAGCCCACAGATTCCCATGGGATCCTGGGCCATGGTGGAGGCCCTGGGTCCCCCCCACCTGCTGTGGACACAGACCTGGCCCAGCCATCGAGCAGCCCCGGAGGGAGGGCGGACACTGACACTCCCCAAGTGACACCGGCCGGGGTGGGCAGAGCCCCCCAGGTGTTCATCGCGGAAGATCAGCCCCCACTCCTGAGAG catccctccTGCGCATCCCCTGCGAGCTGGTGCTGGACATGGCCTTcgtcccagccctgcaggatcCCGGGTCCCACgagtgccaggagctgctgcacagcttcAACGAGACG GTCACTCCCCTCTTCGCGTCGGTGCCTGGGTTCCTGCGGCTGGAGGTGACAGGGATCAG GGAGGGCACTGTGGTGCTGCGCTACGACGCGCTGTTCGCGGTGGAGCAGCTGCCGGTGCCGGGGCTGGACGAGCTCCTCGAGGCCGCGCTGGGCTCTGCCGGTGCCCAGCCGGGGCTGGCGGTGGGCACGGCTCCCGTCCTGCGCCACGCGGCTCTGG CGCGGCCGCTGGacccctgtgctgtgctcttcGCCTGCCCGTCCGGCTTCGCCTGCGTGTCCAGGGCGGACGGGAACGTGACCTGCACCTCCCTCTGCCACCGTGACTACTGCAAGAACCACGGCATCTGCACCCACGCCCGGGACCAGCAGCCCCGCTGCCA GTGCCCCGTGGGCAGCGATTTCTGGTTCATGGGGCTGCGCTGTGACTACCGGGTGACACAGCAGAGCCTGCTGGGCATGGCGGCCGGGGTCCTGCTCAGCATCGTCCTCCTGGGCGCCGTCCTCGCCGCCATCGCCGTCCGCCGGTTCAAGGCGCTGCTGCTGGAGGCCAGGGCCGACCAGACCCGCAGCAG CTACCGGCGTTTCTGCCGCCTGGATGACGTCTCAGCCCAGTACTGGTCGCGCTCAGGGCTGCCCTCCGCCAGCTCACTGGACAACCCGGCCTTCAGCAACTcggaggagctgctgcacctcCAGATCCTGGACAACGGGTGCTGCGGCTGCCAGGAGGACTCGGCTGTCACTGACAGTGCCAAGCGGGGCCTGGTGCCCTGTGCCCACCCCCAGTGCCGGTCCAG CTTCCATTACGACTGGGACACCAGTTCCAGCAGCATGAATGACCCCATGGTAGACTCGGGGAAAGCCAGTGACATCTCTGTGTCGAGTTGGCCCATGGAGCCCCTCCAGTGggctcccttccctctcctccaccaGCTTTCCAGGCAGCGACCG CACAAGGCTCGTCGGCCACAGTCGTTCTgcgaggggctggagctgggcaccCTGGAGCGGAGCTGGACGGCCTGA